Proteins co-encoded in one Bemisia tabaci chromosome 9, PGI_BMITA_v3 genomic window:
- the LOC109030938 gene encoding cytochrome P450 6k1, with protein MVDLILLCMGICLAIYAYVTSTFDYWRRHGVVHPKPLPFFGIIKPLITFQMTSGQLFQNIYNNYPNEPFVGIWMIRKPALLVRSPEVIGDILVKQFQKFVDRGHKFDERREPITANLVTLTGDRWRYLRQKLSPVFSTGKLRLMTDLVVKCGEALNRHVLESLEETKRGEIEIRDLTAKYTTDVIGTAAFGLEFESFTSDDAPFRKMGRKLFSPSLKYAIALVIRQFFPDFYSYLGLRSFPKEVNSFFLDLTRDTIEMRKKHNIQRNDFMDLLIKLKEEKDLNASHKTFEINHKTLTAQAFVFFTAGFETTSTTLSFCLYELALNPEIQLKAVQEIQEAKKTNAHLTYQSTQEMPYLECILKETLRKYPPVMNLHRVCNETTQISGTKLVIESGTDIKIPVFAIHYDPQYYPNPLVFDPERFSPENCLSRPKFTFLPFGDGPRICIGMRFAYMEMKLCLAQFLEKFRVTPCSKTVIPMKFDTKSFLLRPEGGLWLSVSSRESL; from the exons ATGGTTGACTTAATTTTGCTGTGCATGGGAATATGCTTAGCAATTTACGCTTATGTGACCTCAACTTTCGACTACTGGAGACGCCATGGCGTGGTTCATCCCAAACCTCTCCCATTTTTTGGCATCATTAAACCACTAATCACCTTCCAGATGACTTCCGGACAACTATTTCAAAACATATACAA CAACTACCCCAACGAGCCCTTCGTGGGAATTTGGATGATAAGGAAACCGGCCCTGCTTGTAAGAAGCCCAGAGGTGATTGGGGATATTCTGgtgaaacaatttcaaaaatttgttgatCGAGGACATAAATTTGACGAACGCAGAGAGCCAATCACAGCTAACTTGGTCACTTTAACCGGTGACCGGTGGCGCTACCTTCGGCAGAAGTTATCTCCGGTTTTCAGCACCGGAAAACTCCGTTTAATGACCGACTTAGTCGTCAAATGCGGAGAAGCTCTAAATAGACACGTTTTG GAATCCCTGGAAGAGACTAAACGTGGCGAGATTGAAATTCGAGACTTGACTGCGAAATACACAACGGATGTTATCGGTACTGCGGCTTTCGGTCTAGAGTTCGAGTCTTTCACCAGTGACGACGCGCCTTTTCGGAAAATGGGCAGGAAACTCTTCTCTCCATCCTTGAAATACGCAATCGCGCTAGTTATCCGTCAGTTCTTTCCGGACTTTTACAGTTACCTGGGGCTTCGGAGTTTTCCGAAGGAGGTTAACTCCTTCTTTCTCGACCTGACGAGGGACACGATAGAGATGCGCAAGAAACATAATATTCAGAGGAATGATTTTATGGATTTACTAATtaaattgaaagaagaaaaggacTTAAATGCTAGTCATAAAACGTTTG AAATCAATCATAAAACTTTAACAGCGCAAGCGTTTGTATTTTTTACTGCTGGTTTTGAAACTACCTCAACAACTCTCTCCTTCTGCTTGTATGAGTTAGCTCTGAACCCTGAGATCCAGCTGAAAGCTGTTCAAGAAATTCAGGAAGCAAAGAAAACGAATGCTCATCTCACCTACCAAAGCACGCAAGAGATGCCTTATCTTGAATGCATTCTTAAAG AGACCCTCAGGAAATATCCTCCGGTCATGAATCTTCACCGAGTTTGCAACGAAACAACGCAAATTTCAGGGACAAAACTAGTGATTGAAAGCGGCACAGATATTAAGATCCCTGTCTTTGCCATTCACTACGATCCTCAGTACTACCCTAACCCACTTGTTTTCGATCCGGAGCGATTTTCTCCTGAAAACTGCCTGAGTAGGCCCAAATTCACCTTCCTCCCATTTGGAGACGGGCCCAGGATCTGCATCG GGATGCGATTCGCCTACATGGAAATGAAGCTGTGCCTGGCTcagtttttagaaaaattccgTGTCACCCCCTGTTCCAAAACCGTGATACCCATGAAATTTgacacaaaatcatttttactCAGACCGGAGGGTGGACTTTGGCTCAGCGTATCCTCTCGTGAAAGCCTTTGA